Proteins found in one Paenibacillus borealis genomic segment:
- a CDS encoding fatty acid desaturase, whose amino-acid sequence MTTNQTSQLSSLKKSVAPYEKTDRKASIYQLINTLGPLVLLWTAAYFSLSVSYWLTLLFAVPAAGFVIRTFIIFHDCCHGSFFKNRKANDILGTITGVLTLVPYRQWKHSHSIHHAGSSNLDKRGIGDIWIMTVDEYEAAKPMQRLYYRIYRNPLVMFVIGPIAVFLIQYRFNAKGARRKERMNTYLTNFSIVALYSGLIMLIGWQAFLLVQLPIVFVSGFLGIWLFYVQHQFEDTYFEHDEEWSYVNAAVEGSSYYKLPKLLQWITGNIGFHHVHHLSPKVPNYNLELAHNATPPLQKATTITLSTSLQALKYRLWDEEHKTFVSFKEMKQRLQQKKPAAAEVLKVIKPGFQSK is encoded by the coding sequence ATGACTACAAACCAGACATCCCAGCTCTCCAGCTTGAAGAAAAGCGTAGCCCCTTACGAAAAAACAGACCGTAAAGCGAGCATCTACCAGCTCATAAATACACTTGGACCGTTAGTGCTGTTATGGACAGCCGCTTATTTCAGCTTATCCGTTTCCTACTGGCTGACACTGCTGTTCGCCGTTCCGGCTGCAGGTTTCGTCATCCGTACCTTTATTATTTTTCATGACTGCTGCCACGGGTCATTCTTCAAGAACCGCAAAGCGAACGATATTCTCGGAACGATTACTGGTGTGCTTACCCTGGTCCCTTACCGTCAGTGGAAGCACAGCCATTCCATACATCACGCCGGAAGCAGCAACCTCGACAAAAGAGGCATCGGCGACATTTGGATCATGACCGTGGATGAATACGAGGCGGCGAAACCGATGCAGCGTCTGTACTACCGGATTTACCGCAACCCGCTGGTAATGTTCGTAATAGGTCCGATTGCCGTCTTCCTGATCCAGTACCGCTTCAACGCCAAAGGAGCCAGACGCAAGGAACGCATGAATACGTACCTGACGAATTTCTCCATCGTAGCGCTGTATAGCGGACTGATTATGCTCATCGGCTGGCAGGCGTTCCTGCTGGTGCAGCTGCCGATTGTGTTTGTATCCGGGTTCCTCGGCATTTGGCTGTTCTATGTGCAGCATCAGTTCGAGGATACCTACTTCGAGCATGATGAGGAATGGAGTTATGTCAATGCCGCAGTAGAAGGAAGCTCATATTACAAGCTGCCGAAGCTGCTGCAGTGGATTACCGGCAATATCGGTTTTCATCATGTGCATCATTTAAGCCCGAAGGTGCCTAACTATAATCTGGAATTGGCCCACAATGCCACTCCGCCGCTGCAAAAAGCTACAACGATTACACTCAGCACAAGTCTGCAGGCCTTGAAGTACCGTCTGTGGGATGAGGAGCACAAAACGTTCGTCAGCTTCAAGGAAATGAAGCAGCGGCTGCAGCAGAAGAAGCCTGCGGCGGCCGAGGTGCTGAAGGTGATCAAACCAGGATTCCAGAGTAAATAG
- a CDS encoding sensor histidine kinase: MQKWHHIFHKSTGLSPYVWVVFYILPFYSIFRSASAGRWVYGILMIIVFFACYVLAFKSKGWVVYFWTSVQIVVSITMTLLFGYMYFALFLAFFIGNIQKRAAFFTLYSIHLLTTIVAINYELITRNPVFLSQLPFVLVSIIAVVLLPVTTYNRNNQDKLQGQLEDANKRISELVIMEERQRISRDLHDTLGQRLSLIGLKSDLAGKLITKNPAQALIEINDVRMTARSALKEVREMITQMRGIRLEDELVRIRQLLQAAEIGYMLEGDPNLTNTSLITENVLSMCMKEAVNNVVKHSGASLCLIQIEPSRTDLVIKVKDNGAGIEGTNHYHKGHGLQGMRERLEFVNGSMEVVRDEGTTIVIKVPNVAQRPEMEVNV, from the coding sequence ATGCAGAAGTGGCATCATATTTTTCATAAAAGCACGGGTCTGAGCCCTTATGTATGGGTCGTTTTTTACATTCTCCCGTTCTATTCCATCTTCCGTTCGGCTTCGGCAGGCCGCTGGGTATACGGAATCCTGATGATTATTGTCTTCTTCGCCTGCTATGTGCTGGCGTTCAAGTCGAAAGGATGGGTAGTCTATTTCTGGACCAGTGTGCAGATTGTTGTCTCGATAACGATGACGCTGCTCTTCGGGTATATGTACTTTGCGCTGTTCCTGGCTTTTTTCATCGGGAATATCCAGAAACGGGCTGCTTTCTTCACCCTGTACTCGATTCATCTGCTGACAACGATTGTGGCCATCAACTATGAGCTGATTACGCGTAATCCCGTGTTCCTCTCGCAGCTTCCGTTCGTGCTGGTCAGTATCATTGCCGTGGTGCTGCTGCCGGTAACGACCTATAACCGCAACAATCAGGATAAGCTGCAGGGACAGCTGGAGGATGCCAACAAACGGATCTCCGAGCTGGTTATTATGGAGGAGCGCCAGCGGATCTCCCGTGATCTGCATGATACGCTGGGGCAGCGGCTGTCGCTGATTGGCCTTAAGAGTGACCTGGCAGGCAAGCTGATCACCAAGAATCCGGCGCAGGCCCTGATCGAAATTAATGATGTCCGGATGACGGCCCGCAGCGCCCTCAAGGAAGTCCGGGAAATGATTACCCAGATGCGGGGCATCCGGCTTGAAGATGAGCTGGTCCGTATCCGGCAATTACTCCAGGCAGCAGAGATTGGCTACATGCTGGAGGGTGACCCTAACCTGACCAACACTTCCCTGATTACCGAGAATGTGCTGAGCATGTGTATGAAGGAGGCCGTGAACAATGTGGTCAAACATAGCGGTGCCTCGCTGTGCCTGATTCAGATCGAACCTTCCCGGACCGACCTGGTCATCAAGGTGAAGGATAACGGCGCGGGAATTGAAGGGACTAATCACTACCATAAAGGTCATGGGCTGCAGGGGATGAGGGAACGGCTTGAATTCGTCAACGGCAGCATGGAAGTGGTGCGTGACGAAGGAACAACAATTGTCATTAAGGTGCCCAATGTTGCACAGCGGCCGGAAATGGAGGTAAACGTGTAA
- a CDS encoding response regulator transcription factor gives MITIVIAEDQRMLLGALAALLDLEEDMKVVGRAGNGEEAVKLVKQHQPDICIMDIEMPAMTGLEAAEALKGSGCKIMILTTFARTGYFERAVKAGVDAYLLKDSPSEELALSIRNVVDGRRIYAPELMDEAYSSEANPLTQREKEVLGLIADGKNTKEIASQLYITTGTVRNYISVILDKLDVGNRIEAITRFKEKGWFK, from the coding sequence ATGATTACAATAGTGATTGCCGAAGATCAGCGCATGCTGCTGGGGGCGCTCGCTGCTCTCCTGGATCTGGAGGAGGATATGAAGGTTGTGGGCCGGGCAGGCAACGGGGAAGAGGCCGTGAAGCTGGTGAAGCAGCATCAGCCGGATATCTGCATTATGGATATTGAAATGCCGGCCATGACCGGCCTGGAGGCAGCGGAAGCACTGAAGGGTTCAGGCTGCAAAATTATGATCCTGACCACGTTTGCCCGGACCGGTTATTTCGAACGTGCAGTTAAGGCCGGTGTCGATGCTTATCTGCTTAAAGACAGTCCAAGCGAAGAACTGGCGCTGTCGATCCGCAATGTGGTGGATGGCAGACGGATATACGCGCCGGAGCTAATGGACGAGGCCTACAGCAGCGAAGCCAATCCGCTGACGCAGCGCGAGAAGGAGGTCCTGGGACTGATCGCGGATGGCAAGAACACGAAGGAGATCGCCAGCCAGCTGTATATTACGACCGGAACGGTCCGCAATTACATCTCTGTCATTCTGGACAAGCTGGATGTAGGCAACCGGATTGAGGCGATCACGCGGTTTAAGGAGAAGGGCTGGTTCAAATAA
- a CDS encoding SWIM zinc finger family protein, translating to MPELTSSYVDSLAPNAAAIKNGQGLVRKKSFIELHQSENGELLFGKCAGSGKTPYECSVDFIVPDSPVFRCSCPSRQFPCKHALGLLYARVEGQTFSPAPVPEDIASKRENAEKREENKVKQAAEGAEPKPKKINKSALKKKITAQLEGLDMLEKLVLGFVRGGLSTIDRSSMKTIQEQVKQLGNYYLSGAQIELRRFTILMSGGNDQEQNYTYAMEQLSRLHAFIKKGRAYLLARSEDPELALDHESTIDEWLGHAWQLSELKEYGLVKEGAELLQLAFYSFNDMARLEYVDLGYWVDLTAEGGKIHRTVNYRPYKAAKLMREEDSFFEIAVVPQLYTYPGDMNARVRFEAMTPRTVQGPDIERATAQAHHSYAEAVKKVKNQIKNPLSDKLPVMLLHAASLGVTESGQYVITDESGSSLVLEDIPSLPQGTVHMLPFVPAAAHTDCFLLVMFEHNLDKGRLTAQPLTVIKNDDIIRLLY from the coding sequence TTGCCTGAACTTACTTCATCATACGTTGATTCACTTGCGCCCAATGCTGCAGCTATCAAGAACGGCCAAGGCCTGGTCCGCAAAAAGAGCTTCATAGAGCTCCATCAGTCGGAGAACGGAGAGCTGCTGTTTGGTAAATGTGCAGGGAGCGGCAAGACTCCATATGAGTGTTCTGTGGATTTCATCGTGCCGGACAGTCCGGTATTCCGCTGCAGCTGCCCCAGCCGCCAGTTCCCCTGCAAGCATGCGCTGGGCCTGCTCTATGCCCGTGTCGAAGGCCAGACGTTCAGCCCTGCTCCCGTCCCTGAGGACATAGCCTCCAAGCGTGAGAATGCTGAGAAGCGGGAAGAGAATAAGGTGAAACAGGCGGCCGAGGGTGCTGAGCCTAAGCCGAAGAAGATTAATAAATCCGCGCTCAAGAAAAAAATCACCGCACAGCTTGAAGGGCTCGATATGCTCGAGAAGCTGGTGCTGGGGTTCGTCCGCGGCGGGCTGTCCACCATTGACCGTTCGAGCATGAAGACGATACAGGAGCAGGTGAAGCAGCTTGGCAACTATTATCTGTCAGGTGCGCAGATTGAGCTGCGCCGGTTCACTATCCTAATGTCCGGCGGCAATGACCAGGAGCAGAACTATACATATGCGATGGAGCAGCTGTCACGGCTTCATGCATTTATTAAGAAGGGCCGGGCGTATCTGCTGGCCCGGAGCGAGGACCCTGAGCTTGCGCTCGACCATGAATCGACCATCGATGAGTGGCTGGGACATGCCTGGCAGCTGAGCGAACTGAAGGAATACGGCCTGGTGAAGGAAGGGGCCGAGCTGCTGCAGCTGGCCTTCTACAGCTTCAATGATATGGCGCGGCTGGAATATGTGGATCTCGGGTATTGGGTGGACCTCACTGCAGAAGGCGGGAAGATCCACCGGACGGTCAATTACCGGCCGTATAAGGCAGCTAAGCTGATGCGGGAGGAAGACAGCTTCTTTGAGATTGCCGTGGTCCCTCAGCTATATACTTATCCGGGGGATATGAATGCGCGGGTCCGTTTTGAAGCGATGACTCCAAGGACAGTGCAGGGCCCGGATATAGAACGGGCTACTGCCCAGGCTCACCATTCCTACGCTGAAGCTGTCAAAAAAGTGAAGAATCAGATCAAGAATCCGCTCAGTGACAAGCTGCCGGTGATGCTGCTGCATGCCGCCAGCCTGGGTGTTACGGAGAGCGGCCAATATGTTATTACAGATGAATCCGGCAGCAGCCTGGTTCTGGAGGATATTCCGTCTCTGCCGCAGGGAACCGTGCATATGCTGCCGTTTGTGCCAGCTGCCGCTCATACGGACTGCTTCCTGCTGGTGATGTTCGAGCATAACCTGGACAAGGGAAGGCTCACTGCCCAGCCGCTGACAGTCATTAAGAATGATGATATCATCCGCTTGCTGTACTAG
- a CDS encoding HEAT repeat domain-containing protein, translating to MSTALLQELHQEIRRLYIAGSELAAGDFRLKRLLPQFQQLGERAPVFKKLGEGVASLLEPGGAEGTAPGFQLQELTLLLESVLYTQGTTAADGTPGPLKALSFALKTNQPYRKIGAVQQALSTTGSGRYEIVIDAFKEGVFQDLRLLPSAISALNDPYSELADFAMNDILPSYGPDIAGYLLDSFDPAGGRAEVRKLEVIGKVGGDRYLEEIFRAAGSGSEDIRVTAMKWLAGHEQYIGALLEWTTDKKKAIREGAFSALAAGGSPQGGERLVEAFTAKKDREMVAGVLAGRASAEVSAKLAVLFMEELQQAPQNNEDKKLTETAWNALLPFVTALRHVRSPQLDEIYSYVLQEYARFSPLGWIPLIDQAAWYKENTPGGAALAELEALEKRSVRFLPNYFHAAQRVMTPKELFNRFGGTFMDKLKALVGKDAKDAAQRAQLLINTIEEQVVDIRRRAYEVEWDASGIRQPYSREMLPAGEIAAAWDPRWLDWFIQHDAVNLASAFARPGHKGVRDYLLGKLQEPFKRQTYDLISNIFKGLERAGVPEPERLELLMTALENKNAHTPYTFEFYLFKLMERFPASYAGRLEAIIPKYRYECRQQLEYVLNSLKSAQ from the coding sequence ATGAGCACAGCGTTATTACAGGAGCTGCATCAGGAGATTAGAAGACTGTATATTGCCGGAAGCGAGCTGGCGGCTGGAGACTTCCGCCTGAAACGCCTGCTTCCGCAGTTTCAGCAGCTGGGGGAACGTGCCCCGGTCTTTAAGAAGCTGGGCGAGGGCGTAGCTTCATTACTGGAGCCTGGCGGCGCAGAAGGGACCGCTCCCGGCTTTCAATTGCAGGAGCTTACGCTGCTGCTGGAGTCGGTGCTGTATACCCAGGGGACTACAGCAGCTGACGGAACTCCCGGTCCTTTGAAGGCCTTGAGCTTTGCCCTGAAGACGAATCAGCCTTACCGTAAGATTGGTGCCGTTCAGCAGGCGCTCAGCACAACCGGAAGCGGCAGATACGAAATTGTAATTGATGCCTTTAAGGAAGGTGTTTTTCAGGATTTACGGCTGCTGCCATCGGCAATCTCGGCGCTGAACGATCCGTATTCAGAACTTGCGGATTTTGCAATGAACGATATTCTTCCGTCTTATGGACCGGACATTGCCGGGTACCTGCTGGACAGCTTTGATCCTGCCGGCGGCCGGGCTGAGGTCCGCAAGCTTGAGGTGATCGGCAAGGTGGGGGGAGACCGGTATCTGGAAGAGATCTTCCGTGCCGCCGGAAGCGGCAGTGAAGACATCCGGGTAACCGCTATGAAATGGCTCGCCGGTCATGAGCAATATATCGGTGCACTGCTGGAGTGGACAACAGATAAGAAGAAGGCTATCCGTGAAGGCGCATTCTCGGCACTGGCTGCGGGCGGTTCACCGCAGGGCGGAGAGCGTCTTGTGGAAGCTTTCACTGCGAAGAAGGACCGTGAGATGGTCGCCGGTGTACTGGCGGGCAGAGCCTCCGCAGAGGTCTCTGCCAAGCTGGCGGTACTGTTCATGGAAGAACTGCAACAAGCGCCGCAGAATAATGAAGACAAGAAGCTGACGGAGACCGCATGGAATGCTCTTCTCCCGTTCGTGACCGCTCTGCGCCATGTGCGGAGCCCGCAGCTGGATGAAATCTACAGCTATGTCCTTCAGGAGTATGCCCGTTTCTCCCCGCTGGGCTGGATTCCGCTCATTGACCAGGCAGCCTGGTACAAAGAGAACACTCCGGGCGGAGCTGCACTGGCAGAGCTGGAGGCGCTGGAGAAGCGGAGTGTGCGTTTCCTGCCGAATTACTTCCATGCCGCCCAGCGGGTGATGACTCCCAAGGAGCTGTTCAACCGGTTCGGCGGAACCTTTATGGATAAATTGAAGGCGCTGGTGGGCAAGGATGCCAAAGATGCGGCTCAGCGCGCCCAACTGCTGATTAATACGATTGAGGAGCAGGTCGTAGATATCCGCCGCAGGGCGTATGAAGTGGAGTGGGATGCTTCGGGAATCAGGCAGCCGTACAGCAGGGAAATGCTGCCAGCCGGGGAGATTGCGGCAGCCTGGGATCCGCGCTGGCTGGACTGGTTCATTCAGCATGATGCGGTTAACCTGGCAAGCGCTTTTGCCCGGCCGGGCCATAAGGGCGTACGGGACTACCTGCTTGGCAAGCTGCAGGAGCCGTTTAAACGCCAGACTTATGATCTCATTTCTAATATTTTCAAAGGTCTGGAAAGGGCCGGGGTGCCGGAGCCTGAGCGTCTTGAGCTGCTGATGACAGCACTGGAGAATAAAAATGCTCATACGCCTTATACGTTTGAGTTCTACTTATTTAAACTGATGGAGCGCTTCCCGGCCAGCTATGCAGGCCGTCTGGAAGCAATAATCCCTAAATATAGATATGAATGCAGGCAGCAGCTGGAGTATGTACTGAACAGCTTGAAGAGTGCGCAATAA
- a CDS encoding AAA family ATPase translates to MSTEQSQLQDYMRLPAEVLYREELEALRREDTGRIPAGWQMSPRSVLTFIAGGKAGKTVITPKYIGNTRLIEMAVATLVTDRALLLIGEPGTAKSWLSENLAAAIYGNSGLVVQGTAGTSEEHVRYSWNYAMLLANGPTPEALVKSPIMRAMEDGGIARFEEISRCASEVQDALISILSEKTISVPELGKETSARKGFSIIATANTRDRGVNEMSAALKRRFNIIVLPAPSDLETELSIVKKRVAEIASSYELQASVPADEALLKVVTIFRELRSGMTLDKKEKVKTPAGVISTAEAISLLTNSMALAASFGSGELTDGDLAAGLQGAIVKDDDKDKLVWKEYLDNVMKKKGADWRGLYQACKEMNE, encoded by the coding sequence ATGTCGACGGAACAAAGCCAGCTTCAGGATTACATGCGTCTGCCAGCCGAGGTTCTATACCGTGAGGAACTGGAGGCATTACGCAGGGAAGATACAGGACGTATCCCTGCCGGGTGGCAGATGTCCCCGCGATCGGTGTTAACCTTCATTGCCGGAGGCAAGGCGGGCAAGACCGTGATTACCCCGAAATATATCGGCAACACGCGGCTGATTGAGATGGCGGTCGCCACGCTGGTGACCGACCGTGCCCTGCTGCTGATCGGGGAGCCGGGAACGGCGAAGTCCTGGCTGTCCGAGAATCTGGCGGCTGCGATCTACGGCAACTCGGGTCTGGTTGTGCAAGGGACTGCCGGAACCAGTGAAGAGCATGTACGCTACTCGTGGAACTATGCCATGCTCCTGGCGAACGGCCCTACACCGGAGGCGCTGGTCAAGAGCCCGATCATGCGGGCGATGGAGGACGGCGGCATAGCCCGGTTTGAGGAGATCTCCCGCTGCGCTTCCGAGGTGCAGGATGCACTGATCTCCATTCTCTCGGAGAAGACGATCTCCGTCCCGGAGCTGGGCAAGGAGACCAGTGCCCGCAAAGGCTTCTCCATTATTGCCACCGCCAATACGCGTGACCGCGGCGTGAATGAGATGTCAGCGGCGCTCAAGCGCCGGTTCAATATCATCGTGCTGCCGGCACCGTCCGATCTGGAGACGGAGCTGTCGATCGTGAAGAAGCGGGTTGCGGAGATTGCTTCTTCGTATGAGCTTCAGGCTTCCGTTCCGGCGGATGAAGCACTGCTGAAGGTAGTGACGATCTTCCGCGAGCTGCGCAGCGGCATGACGCTCGATAAGAAGGAGAAGGTGAAGACACCGGCGGGTGTAATCTCCACGGCGGAAGCCATCTCACTGCTGACGAACAGCATGGCCCTGGCAGCCAGCTTCGGCAGCGGAGAATTGACCGACGGGGATCTGGCTGCCGGCCTTCAGGGGGCTATCGTCAAGGATGACGACAAGGATAAGCTGGTCTGGAAGGAATACCTCGACAATGTTATGAAGAAAAAAGGAGCGGACTGGCGCGGACTGTATCAAGCCTGCAAGGAGATGAACGAGTGA
- a CDS encoding DUF5682 family protein, whose amino-acid sequence MSGAAVAAGVNIFGVRHLSPGGAKHLLEYLNELQPTAVLIEGPGDASDEIRHLTHTVTKPPVAILAFTEDLPVRTVLWPFAVYSPEYQGMRWAKDHGAEAEFIDLPSSVTLGLQDALRHESGSRPVLKPAADEQGEPTDDELQEQESVYSRIARLAGEPDYDMYWERNYEHNASSGAYRAAILAFSAQMRELSGSRERIEQPREYAYNALREAYMRRQIRKKIESGHQPEKIVVICGAYHAAALADLTDVMTDSELATLPSRSTKLTLMPYSYYKLSTMSGYGAGNGAPHYFELMWELMESGRAADLPHLYLSSVARQVRGHGTHRSTAEVIEAVRLAESLAALHGGSAPTLRDLRDAAQTLLGHGDLSIVAESLARVDVGTAIGSLAEGVSQTPIQDDLNRLLKQYKLEKYKSTVASDLALDLRENRRVSSSEAAYLDLHRSVLFHRLALLGISFARNVPSGQSGATWAEHWIIQWSPEVEIQVVESTLLGETIEVAAAYVLREKLLECRSITDASALIRIACQCAMTSQMEEGSRVLQSLAVDSRDVVAIAAAARELATIIGYGDIRKVDTAPLVPLLEELFRRGCLFLLDASGCNDEAAAYMISAMNELNGIALEHSETLDTALWLQELLLLSQRDDRNPRLSGFACAILMERAAVSAEDVAAEVSRRLSPGIPADLGAGWFEGLSMRNRYGLLSRMSLWEQLNDYINALDDEEFKRALVFLRRAFSTFSPREKTMIAELLGELWGVNTEQAAEILTGELKEEEAKMLDELNDFDFGDL is encoded by the coding sequence GTGAGTGGCGCGGCGGTTGCGGCCGGTGTGAATATTTTTGGGGTACGCCATTTGTCTCCGGGCGGTGCAAAGCATCTGCTGGAATACTTGAATGAGCTTCAGCCGACGGCTGTCCTGATCGAAGGACCCGGAGATGCGTCTGACGAGATTCGTCATTTGACCCACACCGTCACGAAACCTCCGGTTGCGATTCTGGCCTTTACTGAGGATTTGCCTGTACGGACGGTGCTGTGGCCCTTTGCTGTCTACTCCCCGGAATACCAGGGAATGCGCTGGGCGAAGGATCATGGGGCGGAGGCGGAATTCATCGATCTTCCCTCCTCTGTAACCCTTGGTCTGCAGGATGCCCTGCGGCATGAATCCGGGAGCAGGCCGGTGCTCAAGCCTGCGGCGGATGAACAAGGCGAGCCTACGGATGATGAACTGCAGGAGCAGGAATCGGTGTATAGCCGGATTGCCCGGCTCGCCGGTGAACCCGACTATGATATGTATTGGGAACGCAATTACGAGCATAACGCCAGCAGCGGAGCATACCGTGCGGCGATACTGGCGTTCTCTGCACAGATGCGTGAGCTGTCAGGGTCCCGCGAGCGGATTGAGCAGCCCCGTGAATATGCCTATAACGCGCTGCGCGAAGCTTACATGCGGCGCCAGATCCGGAAGAAGATTGAATCCGGACATCAGCCGGAGAAGATTGTAGTGATCTGCGGCGCTTACCATGCTGCTGCACTGGCCGACCTTACAGATGTAATGACCGACAGCGAGCTGGCGACCCTGCCTTCACGCAGCACGAAGCTGACGCTGATGCCGTATTCGTATTATAAGCTCTCCACGATGTCCGGCTATGGTGCAGGCAACGGGGCTCCGCATTACTTCGAGCTGATGTGGGAGCTGATGGAGTCCGGACGGGCTGCGGATCTGCCGCATCTCTACCTGTCATCCGTGGCAAGACAGGTACGCGGCCATGGTACGCACCGTTCCACCGCCGAAGTGATTGAAGCGGTCCGGCTGGCAGAGTCACTGGCAGCTCTGCACGGCGGGAGCGCGCCTACGCTGCGTGATCTGCGCGATGCCGCCCAGACGCTGCTCGGCCACGGTGATCTCTCCATAGTTGCCGAATCACTGGCACGGGTGGATGTCGGTACGGCAATCGGCAGCCTGGCCGAAGGTGTCAGCCAGACACCGATCCAGGATGACCTGAACCGGCTGCTGAAGCAGTATAAGCTGGAGAAATACAAGTCCACAGTAGCCAGCGACCTGGCGCTCGATCTGCGCGAGAACCGACGGGTGTCAAGCAGCGAAGCGGCCTACCTGGATCTGCACCGTTCCGTGCTGTTTCACAGGCTTGCGCTGCTGGGCATTTCCTTCGCGCGGAATGTGCCAAGCGGCCAATCCGGGGCGACCTGGGCAGAGCACTGGATTATCCAGTGGTCACCGGAGGTAGAGATCCAGGTGGTTGAATCCACCCTTCTGGGCGAGACCATTGAAGTCGCTGCAGCCTATGTGCTCCGTGAGAAGCTGCTGGAATGCCGCTCGATTACTGATGCGTCTGCACTGATCCGCATCGCCTGCCAGTGCGCGATGACCTCGCAGATGGAGGAGGGCAGCCGGGTGCTGCAGAGCCTCGCGGTGGACAGCCGCGATGTAGTTGCTATTGCCGCTGCTGCCCGGGAGCTGGCGACCATCATCGGCTATGGCGATATCCGCAAGGTGGATACCGCTCCGCTTGTGCCGCTGCTGGAGGAGCTGTTCCGGCGCGGCTGTCTGTTCTTGCTGGATGCGAGCGGCTGTAATGATGAAGCGGCTGCGTATATGATCAGCGCGATGAATGAGCTGAACGGCATTGCGCTTGAGCACAGCGAAACGCTGGATACTGCCTTGTGGCTGCAGGAGCTGCTGCTGCTCTCCCAGCGGGATGACCGTAATCCCCGGCTGTCCGGCTTCGCCTGCGCCATCCTGATGGAGCGGGCTGCGGTCTCTGCGGAAGATGTAGCCGCAGAGGTATCCCGCCGTCTGTCTCCGGGTATCCCTGCTGATCTGGGGGCGGGCTGGTTCGAAGGATTGTCTATGCGTAACCGCTACGGCCTGTTGTCGAGGATGAGCCTGTGGGAGCAGTTGAATGATTATATCAATGCCCTGGATGATGAGGAATTCAAGCGCGCCCTGGTCTTTCTGCGCCGGGCGTTCAGCACCTTCTCGCCAAGAGAGAAGACGATGATTGCCGAGCTGCTGGGTGAGCTGTGGGGTGTGAACACAGAACAGGCTGCTGAGATTCTGACAGGCGAGCTGAAGGAGGAGGAAGCCAAGATGCTGGATGAGCTGAATGATTTTGACTTCGGTGACCTATAG
- a CDS encoding VWA domain-containing protein: protein MGEDIKDNVRNGAVSRWRLILGQEAEEALSGYGAGGGTALSEEELIMDAALAAIYNEAGAGGADGNSQTSSKGRGAGSGHAAINLSKWLGDVRTFFPEDVVSIIQSDAMERKGWKQLLFEPELLAAVKPDIQLVGTLLALKGKIPEKTKDTARMLVQALVDELVKLLETDIRRAVTGALNKRQHSPLPSLSGLDWKRTIERNLKHYDADRRMIIPERFFYFDRARRSKEWTVIVDIDQSGSMASSVIWASVIGSIFASIPALSTRVVAFDTEVVDLTEQCANDPVDMLFGIQLGGGTDIHKSVKYCEQFIEEPKKTLFIIVSDLYENGNQAGLVRRMRELRESGVRTMTLLALSDEGKPSYDERLAAQLTRDGTPCFACTPALLPALVEGALKGQDLGELSKRLGMTR from the coding sequence ATGGGGGAGGATATTAAGGATAACGTACGGAACGGCGCTGTATCGCGCTGGAGGCTGATTCTGGGTCAGGAAGCAGAGGAAGCTTTATCCGGTTACGGGGCAGGCGGCGGGACAGCACTCAGCGAGGAAGAGCTGATTATGGATGCTGCGCTGGCTGCGATCTATAATGAAGCAGGTGCAGGCGGAGCTGACGGAAATTCACAAACAAGTTCAAAGGGCAGAGGTGCGGGATCGGGGCATGCCGCCATTAATCTGTCCAAGTGGCTTGGGGATGTGCGCACGTTCTTCCCGGAGGATGTTGTCTCGATTATCCAGAGTGATGCCATGGAGCGCAAAGGCTGGAAGCAGCTGTTGTTCGAGCCGGAGCTGCTGGCGGCAGTGAAGCCGGATATACAGCTGGTCGGTACACTTCTGGCGCTCAAAGGCAAGATTCCCGAGAAAACAAAGGACACGGCAAGAATGCTTGTCCAGGCACTGGTTGACGAGCTGGTCAAGCTGCTGGAGACGGACATCCGCCGTGCCGTCACAGGCGCGCTGAACAAGCGGCAGCATTCCCCGCTGCCATCGCTGAGCGGGCTGGACTGGAAGCGGACCATTGAGCGCAATCTGAAGCATTATGATGCGGACCGGCGGATGATTATCCCCGAGCGGTTCTTTTATTTCGACCGGGCCCGCCGCAGCAAGGAGTGGACTGTGATCGTGGACATTGACCAGAGTGGATCGATGGCCAGCTCCGTCATTTGGGCTTCGGTTATCGGCTCGATCTTTGCCAGCATTCCGGCACTGAGCACGCGTGTGGTCGCTTTTGACACCGAGGTTGTAGATTTGACTGAGCAATGTGCCAATGATCCCGTTGACATGCTCTTCGGCATTCAGCTTGGCGGCGGTACGGATATCCACAAGTCAGTGAAGTACTGTGAGCAGTTCATCGAGGAGCCGAAGAAAACACTGTTCATCATCGTTTCCGATCTGTATGAGAACGGCAACCAGGCCGGACTGGTCCGGCGGATGCGTGAGCTGCGTGAATCCGGTGTGCGTACAATGACACTGCTGGCCCTGTCGGATGAAGGGAAGCCATCCTATGATGAGCGCCTGGCCGCCCAGCTCACCCGTGACGGAACCCCTTGTTTTGCCTGTACTCCGGCGTTGCTGCCCGCTCTGGTTGAAGGGGCGCTGAAGGGCCAGGATCTTGGCGAATTGTCCAAGCGGCTGGGGATGACGCGATAA